One Oligoflexia bacterium DNA segment encodes these proteins:
- a CDS encoding S8 family serine peptidase, protein MSRSLVVFAISFQFIFAVCFAGDKIRLKNETFSITEKTNANGFNRAGPRFLPTQGKEFYIVQFSGPVLKTWKDNLEKAGVKFATYIPDDAFLAKIQNSESWAALNVATNIKGIMPYETKYRISQEFGSDLNSKKPQQVLVRLISDTEFENFIKQSRNLNISNISRASDRLVGLTIADSIHKLAEIEGVEWIEPYKKMQIFDFDVSSNLHNQETPNGDYTDLTGYESGTKLMNFSAAHARGFNGQSEIVAVADTGLDRGSTTEILEDLKGQVIKGYALGFFGLNFRNLVKWSDPQGHGTHVAGSVLGSGVSSNGMLKGGAFGAKLAFEGMWNTLLNNLLVLPNFEKLFGHVHTTDDVHVHSNSWGTVANLGAYDNFAAMIDDIAWKYPEFLVVFAAGNSGQDLNRDGKIDGGSVSSPGTAKNVLTVGASKNLVPVGGMQKMMKELRGGTQKWGVDPIATSKLSETEIGMAAFSSTGPTLDGRIKPDIVAPGTNIISTQSQHPKATKLWGPYNAIYSYAGGTSMSTPLTSGAAAVTRQYIRAQGLHKPSAALVKAVLIHTAFDLFPGQYGTGRFQEFTVRRPNMNEGFGRVDMDKATTIKKENLIDDKNGVPTGGSQNYELEVKVGQKVRVTMVYTDAPASAGAAEALVNNLDLKVMDYEGNSFFPNHLSTTDTKNNTEMVEFTAPHDGTYNISVRGTSVPQGRPGTGTQPYALVVTSLNE, encoded by the coding sequence ATGTCTCGATCACTCGTAGTATTCGCAATTTCTTTTCAATTTATCTTTGCTGTTTGTTTTGCCGGCGATAAAATCAGACTCAAAAACGAAACCTTCAGCATCACAGAAAAAACAAATGCCAACGGGTTTAATCGAGCAGGCCCGAGATTTCTACCTACTCAAGGTAAAGAATTCTACATCGTTCAGTTCTCAGGCCCTGTATTAAAAACATGGAAAGACAATTTAGAAAAAGCAGGTGTTAAATTTGCTACTTATATTCCGGATGATGCTTTTTTAGCAAAGATTCAAAACAGTGAATCTTGGGCCGCTCTGAATGTAGCAACAAATATTAAAGGCATTATGCCTTACGAAACTAAATATCGAATCAGTCAAGAATTTGGATCAGATCTTAATTCTAAAAAACCTCAACAAGTTCTCGTGCGCCTAATTTCAGATACTGAATTTGAGAATTTCATTAAACAATCAAGAAATCTCAACATTTCTAATATCTCACGTGCATCAGACAGACTTGTGGGTCTCACCATCGCTGATAGCATTCACAAGCTTGCAGAGATTGAGGGTGTAGAGTGGATTGAACCTTATAAGAAAATGCAAATTTTTGATTTTGATGTTTCAAGTAATCTTCATAATCAAGAAACACCAAATGGTGACTACACTGATCTCACAGGTTATGAGTCAGGTACAAAACTTATGAACTTTTCAGCCGCTCACGCTCGAGGTTTTAATGGCCAATCTGAAATCGTAGCTGTTGCCGATACTGGCCTTGATCGCGGTTCAACCACTGAAATTTTAGAAGATCTTAAAGGCCAAGTAATTAAAGGTTATGCCCTTGGGTTTTTTGGTCTGAATTTTCGTAATCTAGTAAAATGGAGTGACCCCCAAGGTCACGGCACACACGTTGCTGGCTCAGTATTAGGTTCAGGGGTTAGTTCAAACGGAATGCTTAAAGGCGGAGCATTTGGTGCAAAGCTTGCGTTTGAAGGAATGTGGAACACGCTGCTTAATAATCTCTTAGTACTTCCAAATTTTGAAAAACTTTTTGGGCACGTACATACTACCGATGACGTACATGTTCATTCAAATAGTTGGGGAACCGTTGCTAATCTAGGTGCCTATGACAACTTCGCAGCCATGATCGACGATATCGCCTGGAAGTATCCAGAATTTTTAGTTGTCTTTGCTGCGGGTAATTCAGGTCAAGATCTTAATCGCGATGGTAAAATCGACGGCGGTTCAGTGAGTAGTCCTGGTACAGCGAAAAACGTACTCACGGTTGGAGCAAGTAAGAATTTAGTTCCAGTGGGCGGAATGCAAAAAATGATGAAAGAACTCAGAGGCGGTACTCAAAAATGGGGAGTTGACCCAATCGCCACAAGTAAACTTTCTGAAACTGAAATCGGTATGGCTGCATTTAGTAGCACAGGGCCTACGCTTGATGGTCGTATTAAACCTGACATTGTAGCTCCAGGTACAAATATCATTTCAACTCAGTCTCAACATCCAAAAGCAACTAAACTTTGGGGGCCCTACAATGCAATTTATAGCTATGCGGGTGGAACCTCTATGTCTACTCCACTAACTTCTGGTGCAGCTGCAGTAACACGTCAATACATACGCGCACAGGGGCTGCATAAGCCATCTGCGGCACTTGTGAAGGCAGTTCTTATTCACACAGCATTTGATTTGTTCCCGGGCCAATATGGTACAGGACGTTTTCAAGAATTTACAGTACGTCGACCAAATATGAACGAAGGTTTTGGTCGTGTTGATATGGATAAAGCTACTACCATCAAAAAAGAAAATCTCATCGATGATAAAAACGGTGTTCCAACCGGTGGTTCGCAAAATTACGAACTTGAAGTTAAAGTTGGTCAGAAAGTACGCGTGACTATGGTTTACACAGACGCCCCAGCATCTGCAGGAGCTGCTGAAGCTTTAGTAAATAATCTAGATTTAAAAGTTATGGATTATGAAGGGAATTCTTTTTTTCCAAATCATCTTTCAACAACTGATACAAAAAATAATACTGAGATGGTGGAATTCACAGCCCCTCATGATGGAACCTATAATATCAGTGTGCGTGGCACTAGTGTTCCACAGGGTCGCCCCGGAACCGGAACTCAGCCCTATGCTCTGGTGGTCACTTCTTTAAACGAGTAA
- the recG gene encoding ATP-dependent DNA helicase RecG: MSLELDTPVQFIKGVGPKVSSLLARKDIHNVGDVLQWFPRTYEDRRSAKSINQLMPGTLCSFVAQVQHYRMIPMGRTRRMIHEVLLRDDTGQITGKWFRVPFKSYFESFKPKTLVRVTGEVKEYRGSKEIHHPDIRVLDEAGDEVGEDKDAGLLPIYSETEGLNQKLIRKIVQTALSNVGSLVEETMPEWILRKYGLPPLKEALLKVHKPGEEDVKAWQEFQTPHQRRLIFEEFFWLELHLARTRHGMIKEKAPALRALTTLSQGIRKQLEFTLTEGQEKTLADITGDVIHPHPMHRLVQGDVGCGKTVVAFLAAAMVIENGFQVAIMAPTEILAEQHFTKAQSLFANLGINVAFLSGGQKEKDAKVVREGIENGKFQLVVGTHALIQEGVNFNNLGFVIIDEQHRFGVKQRAQLKQKGISPHFLIMTATPIPRTLAMTVYGDLDVSIIKEMPKGRLPITTKVTYESKRNLVYDFVRGQLERGRQAYVIYPLVEETEKLDLKNATDMAKTLSEEFKPHSVGLLHGRLKSIEKENLMHQFKAGELRVLVSTTVVEVGVDVPNASVMVIEHAERFGLSQLHQLRGRVGRGIHKSYCILLAGRAQSDEAKRRLEVMAQTQDGFKIAEEDLIIRGPGEFLGTRQSGLPGFRLANLVRDVETLTEARKAAFEILEKDPDLKSPDNKLIHEAVFSRKKSVLLFATIG, encoded by the coding sequence ATGTCTCTAGAGCTCGACACACCGGTTCAATTTATCAAAGGCGTAGGCCCCAAGGTCTCAAGTCTTCTTGCGCGTAAAGATATTCATAATGTCGGCGATGTTTTGCAGTGGTTTCCTAGAACCTACGAAGATCGCCGCTCAGCTAAGTCTATTAATCAATTGATGCCTGGAACGCTTTGTTCTTTTGTAGCCCAAGTTCAGCATTACCGCATGATTCCCATGGGGCGAACAAGGCGTATGATTCATGAAGTTTTACTGCGTGATGACACTGGACAAATTACCGGTAAGTGGTTTCGAGTTCCGTTTAAAAGTTATTTTGAAAGTTTTAAACCCAAGACATTGGTCAGAGTAACGGGTGAAGTAAAAGAATACCGCGGTTCAAAAGAAATTCATCATCCAGATATTCGTGTGCTTGATGAAGCCGGAGATGAGGTCGGCGAAGACAAAGATGCTGGGTTATTACCTATATATTCTGAAACAGAAGGGCTTAATCAAAAACTCATCCGTAAAATTGTTCAAACGGCCTTGTCTAATGTGGGTTCTCTTGTTGAAGAAACTATGCCTGAATGGATTTTAAGAAAATACGGCCTTCCACCACTCAAAGAAGCTTTATTAAAAGTACATAAGCCTGGTGAAGAAGATGTAAAAGCATGGCAAGAATTTCAAACACCTCATCAACGTCGACTTATTTTTGAAGAATTTTTTTGGCTTGAGCTACATCTCGCGCGCACGCGTCACGGTATGATCAAAGAAAAAGCTCCTGCGTTACGAGCGCTCACCACTTTAAGCCAAGGAATTCGTAAACAATTAGAATTCACACTTACTGAAGGCCAAGAAAAAACTCTAGCTGATATCACAGGTGACGTGATTCACCCTCACCCCATGCATAGACTTGTGCAAGGTGATGTGGGTTGTGGAAAAACAGTAGTTGCATTTTTAGCAGCCGCGATGGTCATTGAAAATGGATTTCAAGTAGCAATTATGGCGCCCACAGAAATTTTAGCTGAACAGCATTTTACAAAAGCCCAAAGCCTCTTTGCAAATCTTGGCATCAACGTCGCTTTTTTAAGCGGTGGTCAAAAAGAAAAAGATGCAAAAGTAGTTCGCGAGGGAATAGAAAATGGAAAATTTCAATTAGTAGTTGGTACTCATGCCTTGATACAAGAGGGAGTTAATTTTAATAATCTAGGATTTGTAATTATAGATGAACAGCATCGATTTGGTGTCAAGCAACGTGCTCAACTTAAACAAAAAGGTATCAGCCCCCATTTTTTAATTATGACAGCAACACCTATACCACGCACTCTCGCCATGACAGTCTATGGTGATCTTGATGTTTCAATTATTAAAGAGATGCCAAAGGGCCGATTACCAATCACAACCAAAGTGACATATGAGAGTAAACGCAATTTAGTTTATGATTTTGTGCGAGGTCAGCTCGAACGCGGACGTCAAGCTTACGTTATTTATCCGCTCGTTGAAGAAACAGAAAAATTGGATCTTAAAAATGCAACTGATATGGCTAAAACTCTAAGTGAAGAATTTAAACCCCATAGTGTGGGACTTCTTCACGGTCGTTTAAAATCCATCGAAAAAGAAAATCTCATGCATCAATTCAAAGCTGGAGAATTGAGAGTTTTAGTTTCTACCACTGTTGTTGAAGTAGGGGTCGATGTGCCCAATGCGTCTGTCATGGTGATTGAGCACGCAGAACGATTTGGTTTATCACAACTTCATCAACTCAGAGGGCGCGTGGGGCGTGGAATTCATAAGAGCTATTGTATATTACTTGCAGGTCGTGCTCAAAGTGATGAGGCAAAGCGGCGCTTAGAAGTTATGGCTCAAACCCAAGACGGTTTTAAAATTGCGGAAGAAGATTTAATAATCAGAGGCCCTGGAGAATTTTTAGGAACCCGTCAATCAGGCTTACCAGGTTTTCGATTGGCAAATCTTGTAAGAGACGTAGAAACACTGACCGAAGCGCGAAAAGCTGCGTTTGAAATATTAGAAAAAGATCCAGATTTAAAATCTCCTGATAATAAATTGATTCATGAAGCTGTGTTTTCGAGAAAAAAATCAGTACTACTTTTTGCTACTATTGGTTAA
- a CDS encoding HD domain-containing protein, with protein MEQKYFKIRLASMHPNRKITFDLFILLNGRYVLYLRTGSAFEGEKLGHFVSRKADVFFIKEEDRDGYKSYIKDRVDDTEHSPAEKALILKESSFSLVEELFENPKVDQALEESKSVISNFIDFIDAEPSAVANLIGLSSHDFYTYNHSLDVCVYSLGLAQKAGYTKKEDLLDIGRGALFHDIGKRKVPVEIICKSGGLDESEWAQMKRHPLYGLQLLIDYPDVSDAIKACVFEHHENHIGNGYPQGLKGGDIHPMARIVALTDTYDALTTKRSYNVPMSPHEALTLMRDKLSSRFDPDLLKAMYSILFHIE; from the coding sequence ATGGAGCAAAAATACTTCAAGATTAGGTTGGCGAGTATGCATCCCAACCGAAAAATCACATTTGACCTCTTTATTTTGCTTAACGGCCGCTATGTTCTGTATCTCAGAACAGGAAGCGCTTTTGAGGGTGAAAAACTAGGGCACTTCGTATCTCGAAAAGCTGACGTCTTTTTTATAAAAGAAGAAGATCGCGATGGTTATAAGTCTTATATTAAGGATCGCGTTGACGACACAGAACATTCCCCTGCTGAAAAAGCATTGATCCTTAAAGAAAGTTCATTTTCTTTAGTTGAAGAACTTTTTGAAAATCCAAAAGTAGATCAAGCCCTTGAAGAATCAAAATCCGTTATTTCAAACTTTATCGATTTTATTGATGCAGAACCATCGGCTGTCGCAAATCTTATAGGGCTCAGTAGTCATGATTTTTACACTTACAATCATAGTCTTGATGTTTGTGTTTACTCGTTAGGCTTAGCGCAAAAAGCTGGTTACACAAAAAAAGAAGATCTTTTAGATATCGGTCGCGGAGCACTTTTTCACGATATTGGTAAAAGAAAAGTTCCTGTTGAAATAATTTGTAAAAGCGGCGGCCTTGATGAATCAGAGTGGGCGCAAATGAAACGCCATCCTCTTTACGGCCTGCAACTTCTTATAGATTATCCAGATGTTTCTGACGCCATTAAAGCGTGTGTATTTGAGCATCATGAAAACCATATAGGTAACGGCTATCCGCAAGGGCTTAAGGGTGGAGACATTCACCCTATGGCTCGCATCGTGGCCCTTACCGACACTTACGACGCCCTTACTACCAAACGATCATACAATGTCCCCATGTCTCCTCATGAAGCCCTCACTTTAATGCGTGATAAATTATCTAGCCGCTTTGACCCTGATTTACTCAAAGCCATGTACAGCATTTTATTTCATATTGAATAA
- a CDS encoding SRPBCC family protein — translation MAQASVSEVFNASVKACFQAVSDYSNYPSFLSDVKRISVIDSSPDKKLIEYELQIIKSFRYQLWTFEKPFSEISWKFHSGDLFKENQGKWTFKDLGEGRTQVDYNITAKFTLFVPGMIEKKLIEVNLPTMMKAFKQKAEAQKD, via the coding sequence ATGGCCCAAGCATCTGTGAGTGAAGTTTTTAATGCATCCGTGAAAGCCTGTTTTCAAGCAGTATCTGATTACAGTAATTATCCAAGTTTTTTAAGCGACGTTAAACGCATTTCAGTAATCGATAGTTCTCCTGATAAAAAACTTATCGAATATGAACTGCAGATAATTAAATCATTTCGTTACCAACTCTGGACTTTTGAAAAACCATTTTCTGAAATCAGCTGGAAGTTTCACTCAGGTGATTTATTTAAAGAAAATCAAGGTAAGTGGACTTTTAAAGATCTTGGCGAAGGTCGAACACAAGTTGATTACAATATTACAGCCAAATTTACCTTGTTTGTTCCAGGGATGATTGAGAAAAAACTTATCGAAGTAAATCTTCCAACTATGATGAAAGCTTTTAAGCAAAAAGCTGAAGCTCAAAAGGATTAA
- the glpX gene encoding class II fructose-bisphosphatase codes for MDRNLALEFVRITEAAALAAARFMGRGDEKISDQAAVDAMRRAFDSLKIDGTVVIGEGERDEAPMLYIGERVGKGGPEVPKVDIALDPLEGTTICARGGENAISVIAVAESGNFLHAPDTYMDKIAVGPKAVGKVDIHAPPAENIKSVARALGKDIEDVTVIILDRTRHEELILAVRKTGARIKLITDGDVSAAIATCRENTGVDLLLGVGGAPEGVISAAALRCVGGDFQGILKFRNDEEKKRAQKMGVTKLDKTYSITELAKGNVMFCATGVTDGTMLKGVRFGAGDTAHTHSLVMRSKTGTVREIVAEHQLNNKPL; via the coding sequence ATGGATCGAAACTTAGCACTAGAATTTGTTCGGATTACAGAGGCCGCTGCCCTTGCAGCTGCACGTTTCATGGGCCGGGGTGATGAGAAAATATCTGATCAAGCTGCGGTCGATGCTATGAGACGCGCTTTTGATTCTTTAAAAATTGATGGCACTGTGGTTATCGGCGAGGGCGAACGCGATGAAGCCCCCATGCTTTATATTGGTGAGCGAGTAGGTAAGGGCGGGCCTGAAGTTCCTAAAGTAGACATAGCACTTGATCCATTAGAAGGAACAACAATTTGCGCTCGCGGTGGAGAAAATGCCATCAGTGTTATTGCTGTTGCTGAAAGCGGAAATTTTTTGCATGCACCAGACACCTACATGGATAAAATTGCTGTTGGCCCAAAAGCCGTAGGTAAAGTCGATATTCATGCACCTCCCGCTGAAAATATCAAATCCGTAGCTCGTGCTCTTGGTAAAGACATTGAAGATGTGACAGTCATTATTCTTGATCGCACTCGACATGAAGAACTTATTTTAGCAGTTCGAAAAACAGGAGCTCGCATAAAGCTTATCACTGATGGTGATGTTTCTGCGGCGATTGCAACTTGCCGTGAAAACACAGGTGTAGATTTACTCTTAGGTGTTGGTGGAGCACCTGAAGGTGTTATATCGGCTGCCGCTTTAAGATGTGTAGGTGGTGATTTTCAAGGAATATTAAAATTTAGAAATGACGAAGAAAAAAAACGCGCTCAAAAAATGGGCGTTACTAAACTTGATAAAACATATTCCATTACTGAACTTGCAAAAGGCAATGTCATGTTTTGTGCCACAGGTGTTACTGATGGTACAATGCTCAAAGGTGTTCGATTCGGTGCCGGTGATACAGCTCACACGCATAGTTTGGTGATGCGCTCAAAAACAGGTACGGTGCGCGAGATCGTCGCAGAGCATCAATTAAATAACAAACCTTTATAG
- a CDS encoding thioesterase family protein, whose protein sequence is MAEIRVAFADTDLMGIVHHSNYLRYFEVSRVAWLKENGINYAHWAKKGLHLPLVEIGCRYRKPARFEDVLIISVKPSRMGARAVFNYEVRNKETGDLLVTGFTHHVTIDETFKIIKMPEDLQKILG, encoded by the coding sequence GTGGCCGAAATTCGAGTAGCTTTTGCAGACACTGATTTAATGGGGATTGTTCATCATTCAAATTATCTGCGTTATTTTGAAGTCTCTCGAGTTGCATGGCTTAAAGAAAATGGTATCAACTATGCCCATTGGGCTAAAAAAGGGCTCCATTTGCCGTTAGTTGAAATTGGTTGTCGTTATCGAAAACCAGCAAGATTTGAAGATGTCTTGATCATCTCAGTAAAGCCAAGCCGCATGGGGGCTCGTGCTGTATTTAATTATGAAGTAAGAAATAAAGAAACAGGTGATTTATTAGTCACAGGTTTTACACATCATGTGACGATTGACGAAACATTTAAGATTATAAAAATGCCTGAAGATCTTCAAAAAATCTTAGGCTAA
- a CDS encoding metallophosphoesterase: MISLFRYMREFKYLLAISIIICVFGCSAKQSVDDRFVTLKVYHTNDIHSRLLPDGKHRGGLAYLASVLRIIREQDSQALILDAGDFYKRGSMPAQKSQDEATADILSQMSFYDARALGNNEIKVGIERFLDWSKNKEPAPIIAANFVDKNGAHVFEPYLVIKKSGLTIGLIGLTEIWSIDNEFQPSTKDDAKAPYKILDPLETVGPLIVKLRPQVDVLIVVAHQAFKKNEALAKKYPQVDLVVSGHAHQLSLDQKKLGENMVVEAGEFGHQLGVVTVVYDKNIKKVNSLESTFWPIGEEMQVADLKIEAAIKSAYKKWAPEAFEVLTQAQTELGVINNLNRHEGALSNFVVDLITSKNNAQVGFINSAFVREGIQKGKVLRDHLWMSIPFEDQVMTATLPRLHLQEMLQESITSYYKNTSFVPFAFSNIKASLKLDPLNRNLLSSKVTIVSKKDSIKVALPSYIVNHCREFFKEKYCPIQAVETGVEIRKLVEETFLATKNLEAPQLNRVSVTDR, encoded by the coding sequence GTGATTTCATTGTTTCGATATATGCGTGAATTCAAATATTTGCTAGCAATTTCCATTATCATCTGTGTGTTTGGTTGCAGTGCAAAACAAAGTGTAGATGACCGCTTTGTCACCTTAAAAGTTTATCACACCAATGATATTCATTCACGCCTGCTCCCTGACGGAAAACATCGCGGAGGCCTTGCTTATCTGGCAAGTGTCTTACGCATTATTCGTGAACAAGATTCTCAAGCCCTTATTTTAGACGCAGGGGATTTTTATAAACGTGGCTCTATGCCTGCACAAAAAAGTCAAGATGAGGCAACAGCTGATATTTTATCACAAATGTCTTTTTACGATGCACGTGCTTTAGGTAACAACGAAATCAAAGTCGGTATTGAGCGTTTTCTTGATTGGTCAAAAAATAAAGAACCAGCCCCCATAATAGCTGCAAATTTCGTTGATAAAAACGGTGCTCACGTTTTTGAACCCTACCTTGTGATTAAAAAATCTGGCCTCACTATAGGTCTTATTGGTCTTACTGAAATATGGTCAATCGATAATGAATTTCAGCCATCAACAAAAGATGATGCAAAAGCTCCCTATAAAATCTTAGACCCACTTGAGACAGTTGGTCCGTTAATAGTAAAGTTAAGGCCACAGGTAGATGTACTCATCGTCGTTGCTCATCAGGCTTTTAAGAAAAACGAAGCGTTGGCTAAAAAATATCCTCAAGTAGATCTTGTGGTGAGTGGCCATGCTCACCAGCTCTCTCTTGATCAGAAAAAACTTGGTGAGAATATGGTCGTTGAAGCGGGTGAGTTCGGGCATCAGCTCGGTGTTGTCACCGTTGTTTATGATAAAAATATTAAAAAAGTAAATTCATTAGAGAGCACTTTTTGGCCCATAGGGGAAGAAATGCAGGTTGCTGATTTAAAAATCGAAGCTGCTATAAAATCTGCTTATAAAAAATGGGCGCCTGAGGCATTTGAAGTTCTCACTCAAGCGCAAACAGAACTTGGTGTTATTAATAATTTAAATCGTCACGAAGGAGCATTATCAAATTTTGTGGTAGATCTTATTACGTCAAAAAATAATGCCCAAGTGGGTTTTATCAATAGTGCATTTGTTCGTGAAGGTATTCAAAAAGGTAAAGTTTTAAGAGATCACCTATGGATGTCTATTCCTTTTGAAGACCAAGTTATGACAGCAACCTTGCCACGATTGCATTTACAAGAAATGCTTCAAGAATCAATCACCAGTTATTATAAAAATACAAGTTTTGTGCCTTTTGCTTTTTCAAATATAAAAGCGAGTTTAAAACTTGATCCACTCAATCGAAATCTTTTATCAAGTAAAGTGACGATTGTTTCTAAAAAAGATTCCATTAAAGTGGCGTTACCAAGCTATATAGTTAATCACTGTAGAGAATTTTTTAAAGAAAAGTATTGTCCTATTCAAGCTGTTGAAACAGGCGTTGAGATTAGAAAGCTTGTTGAAGAAACATTTCTAGCTACAAAAAACCTTGAGGCTCCACAACTTAATAGGGTGAGTGTCACTGATCGATGA
- the pgsA gene encoding CDP-diacylglycerol--glycerol-3-phosphate 3-phosphatidyltransferase, which translates to MKSQRLPFWKRQLPNFITGLRIAFIPPVVIALLYDTPEAGFWAAVFFILASVSDFFDGYFARIYNVESLLGKFLDPVADKLLVTAALVMLIPLGRVSAILVLLILSRDLLINGLRAVAASEKFVIGAGWTGKWKTGAQMCAIPCLMLKNPLLGVDLLLVGQILLWISLVLSLISGFQYLRDFFSRYSEMP; encoded by the coding sequence ATGAAATCACAAAGACTCCCCTTTTGGAAGCGACAGCTTCCCAACTTCATAACAGGTCTTCGAATAGCATTTATCCCACCTGTTGTCATTGCTCTGTTGTATGACACACCCGAAGCCGGTTTTTGGGCCGCTGTTTTCTTTATCTTAGCTTCAGTAAGTGATTTTTTTGATGGTTATTTTGCCCGTATTTATAATGTGGAGTCACTTTTAGGAAAATTCTTAGACCCTGTTGCCGATAAACTCTTAGTCACAGCTGCATTAGTTATGCTTATTCCCTTAGGCCGTGTTTCAGCAATTCTAGTTTTACTGATTTTATCACGGGATTTATTAATCAATGGATTAAGAGCCGTCGCTGCGTCAGAAAAATTTGTCATAGGCGCTGGGTGGACAGGAAAATGGAAAACTGGCGCACAAATGTGTGCGATTCCTTGTTTGATGTTAAAAAACCCTTTGCTCGGCGTTGATCTTTTATTGGTAGGCCAAATTTTATTATGGATTAGCTTAGTGTTGAGTCTTATCTCGGGTTTTCAATATTTGAGAGATTTCTTTTCTCGTTACTCTGAAATGCCATAA
- a CDS encoding helix-turn-helix transcriptional regulator, producing the protein MKRFLIFRFSELRETFPNFQICYRKSVEREASMDALENHGALLRELRKRAKMSLQIVANKLGRSSGWLSEVENGVGTSRLNSREFDRLVDVLGFSKDRHQFKTWMAGLKNQERASKAFDGAVLKFIRIKKGVSLTAAAKRLGVSKGYLSKIETGLVPVSLERRNQLMIAYGYSPSSFKNLSTDPLRSKAVPSRFKFEIMLQTISPEAAEHIFQAALANHQRPLSA; encoded by the coding sequence ATGAAACGTTTCCTGATCTTCAGATTTTCTGAACTTCGGGAAACGTTTCCTAACTTTCAGATTTGCTATCGCAAGTCTGTGGAAAGAGAGGCGTCTATGGATGCACTAGAAAATCACGGCGCGCTTTTGCGCGAACTTCGCAAGCGCGCGAAAATGAGTCTTCAGATTGTAGCGAACAAGCTCGGGCGTAGCTCCGGCTGGCTGAGCGAAGTCGAAAACGGAGTCGGCACTTCCCGTCTGAACAGCCGCGAGTTTGACCGCCTTGTCGATGTCCTCGGATTCAGCAAAGACCGCCACCAGTTCAAAACATGGATGGCGGGCCTGAAGAATCAGGAGCGCGCCTCAAAGGCATTCGACGGCGCTGTCCTGAAGTTCATCCGTATCAAGAAGGGTGTGAGCCTGACGGCCGCAGCGAAGCGGCTTGGGGTGTCTAAAGGCTATCTCTCCAAAATTGAAACTGGTTTGGTGCCGGTTTCGCTGGAGCGTCGCAATCAACTGATGATTGCGTACGGCTACAGCCCCTCAAGTTTTAAGAACTTGAGCACCGATCCGCTCAGGTCCAAAGCCGTCCCGAGCCGTTTCAAATTTGAAATCATGCTGCAAACCATTTCACCCGAAGCGGCTGAACATATTTTTCAAGCCGCACTCGCAAATCACCAGCGCCCACTGAGCGCATAA